The sequence TGAGCGTTAACTTGAGTGTTAGCCACCTCTTGAGCATCAGACGTTTGCCAACCCGCAAAAACCCCTAGGAGCATTGCAAGCAACGGCACTGACAGACGGGTGCGGAGTTTGGGCATGAGGTTAAATCTCCGGAAGAGCGACGAGCGCGAAAAGGTAGGCTTGATGGTCATCATAAGGCCTCCGCAGGCTTCATTCAACCAACGAGGGCTTACACAAATCGGAGAAATTTTTCATCTTCACAAGCCGTGCTTATGAAGATGTGAACCGCTTCAAAAGCCAGTCTCCCCAGGCTCCTGATAACTGAGCGATCGAAAACAGCACCCGAGCTTTGCCTGGGACGACGATTTCCGTTTGATGTTTTTCACAACCAACAAGCACCCGTTTGGCCAGGTCGGTTGGATCGATTGCTTTCACTTTTACGCCTGCCCCAGGGCTGCGTGCCGCCTCGGGCAGACCGGAAGCCTGAGCCTCGTAACGCTGGCCGGCATCTTCACGGGCAATCGGGCCAGGACAAACCAGCAAGACATGAACGCCGGCTTCAGCCAGTTCCAGCCGAAGTTGATGGTTCATACCGGCCAGGGCGAACTTGGACGTGGCATACGGCCCAATAAACTTCGAGGCACTTTTCGAGGCCAGCGATCCCATATTCACCACATGCCCCTGCGATGCTTTAAGCATCTCGCTGGCAGATTGAATACAACGCACGGCAGAAAGAACATTCAGGTCGAACGAGATAAGAAAGTCGTCGATGGAGGTTTCACATACAAGGCCTCGCGAACTGGCCCCAGCAATGTTGAACAACGCATCAAGCTTCCCATGACGGTCGCGAACATCGTTGAATAGTTCGACAACCGAATCATCGCACGTTACGTCCGTGGGCACGAGCGTTGTGTGTTGACCACCAGGATCGATCGCCTCTGCCGCAATTTGCAGCTTAGCGAGATCACGCGCAGCCAAAACCACATGGCACCCTTGTTTTACAAGTTGTCCCGCGAGGATACGCCCGAAACCTTGTGAGGCTCCGGTAACCACCGCTACTTTATCCCGCCAGTAAGTCACCGTTGTCGTTCTATCTCTTGAGAAGCGAAATCGTGTTGTCCAACAAAAACCCCTGATCCGCGCAGAGCGAACCAGGGGATGGGTGCATGATGGGAGTCAATATTATACGGTGACTTCATACCCTTTGCGAGCATCTCGCGATTGCATCGCATTGGCCTGCTGGTCGTCCAGGATTTGCTCGGTTTTGGGATCCCACTTGAGCGTGCGATTCAAGCGAATGGCAATGTTCGACAGGTGGCACGTCGTCAACGCTCGATGATGGGTGAAGACATCGGAAATCGGTTGTTTACGAGCTTTCACCGCTTCAAAGAAGTTAACCATATGGGCATTGCCTCGCGCTGGCATGTTTCCGCCGTAGATCTCGGCGATGGCATTCTCTGGCAGGGGGTTATCCTTCAGGGCATCGACCGGAGCCCCCACGATCTTGCCACGATTCACTAGGAAACGTCCTTCCGTTCCCATGAACATGATCCCATTGTCGAAACCGAGTTCGTCTTGGTGCGAATCCTTGATGTCCATCACCACGCCGTCACCAAACGTCGCTTTGACGTGGAAACGGGTCGCCGTGTTATAGCGATCATCCTGCACGGGCATGCCGTCCTGGAAATCGACAGGATGCTCGACGTAAAGAGGTTCGATCGAACTTGGCCCCATCCCGTCTTCACTTTGGCCAATCGCCCATTGTGCGATATCGACATGGTGGGCCCCCCAGTCGGTGAGCTTACCGCCAGAGTATTCGTACCACCAGCGGAACTCGTAATGACAACGCGTGTTGACCGTGTTGCCGTTCTTTCCCCAGCGATAGTCGACCAAGGGCGCTTGTCCCAACCATTTTTCCCAGTTCAAGCTGCTGGGGACATCGACCACGGGAATGGCATCGCAAGCCGGGGCTCCGCCGATCGCGACGGCAATGTTCTGCACCTCGCCGATCCGTCCATGACGGACCAACGCGACGGCCTGCAGGAAACGAAGCCCCATTTCACTTCGCTGCTGGGTACCAACCTGAAATACGCGACCCGTTTCCTTGGCGACCTGACAGATTTTCTTCCCCTCGTCAATCGTGAGGGTCAACGGCTTCTCGCAGTAGACATCTTTGCCGGCTTTCATGGCCTCGATGGCGATCTTCGAGTGCCAGTGGTCGGTGGTCACAATGGTAACAATATCGATATCTTTGCGATCGAGGATCTTCTGATAGTCCTCGTAAACGTCGACCTGACGGTCAACGCCTTTTTTTGCCTGAATATCGGTCACCCGCTTCTTAGCCCCAGCGGCATGATTGGCATCGACATCGCAAACGGCGGCTACGTCGCCCAACTGCATCGCATTGGGGCCCACGGCATGCCAGCGACTGCCGGTGCCAATACAACCGACAACCGGACGATCACTGGCTTCCTTCGCTTTCTGCTCGTCCGCAGCCATCGCGTTCTGGCCGGTGAAGAAATATGGCACAGACGCAGCGGCGGCGGTTGTCGCAGCGGAATGCTTCAAAAATTGGCGCCGATCCGATTTTCGTTGACTCAAAGCGAGATACTCCACATAAGAAAAACTGGCATGTCGTGGCACAACTGGCGGTACTTCACCAAGCAACCCAATCCACTCGATTAACGCCATCGCAATTACCAGCGACCGACAAGGGAATAGAGGCACGGCTTAGCAGAGGGTTAACGGGATTCAGTTTTTTATAATATTCTTTCCAGCCGTCAGATACCAGGAAACTCAAAAAAAGAGTGGGACTTACGCCACTTTTTGCAAATATCCCCCCTTTTGCCTTGAGCGGGATAAGTCGCCGTAATCAGGTGCCAAAGTTAAATAGATACCCATTGCCACCCAATACCACGTGGAATCACTCGCTCACGAGATTGTGGTAAGTGGAAATAAATCACGCTGCACGAGCAATAAGAATGGTTAAGGTTTTGAAAAACCCCATCGTCATGGCACGAGTGATGGGCTAGATTTATGCGTGTTGATTTCGTTTTTCCGAGTTGTTTTACCCCTGGCTGCGAAATATGTCTGCCGCTCGAATCTACCCGAACCGTGCCCGTACGAAGATCGTCGCCACCGTGGGACCTGCTTGCCGCAGTCCTGAGATGCTTGAGGAATTGATCCTCGCAGGGGTCGACGTCTTTCGTGTGAATTTGGCACACGGCGACCTGAAAGACCATTCCGAGGTCGTGAAGAACATTCGCGAGATCAGCGCACGTGTTGATCGTCCTATCGCCGCGCTGGCCGACCTCTCAGGCCCGAAAATTCGTCTCGGGATTCTGCAAGAAGAAATCGTTCAATGCCACGAGGATGAAATCTTCACCTTCGTCCGAGGGGAAGAAACGACCGAACCGAATCAACTGACCTGCAATTACAAACCTCTGATCGACGAACTGGAAGTCGGTAACGATGTGATGCTGGCCGACGGTACGGTCATGATGTCGGTACTCGAAAAGACGCCAGATTCGGCGATCTGCAAAGTGGTGCAAGCCGGGCCGATCCGCAGCCGGCAGGGGATCAACCTGCCAGGCACTAAACTCAGTGTGCCAGCCCTGACTCCGCAAGATATCGAACACGTCAAATGGGCCGCAGAAAACGATCTGGATTACGTGAGCCTCAGCTTTGTGCGTTCCCCTGACGATCTGCGTCAACTACGCGACTTGCTCATGCAGCACGAATCGCGGGCTTTCATTATTGCCAAGATCGAAAAACGAGAAGCCCTCGACAACCTGGACGAAATCGTTCGTGAGTCGAACGGTGTGATGGTTGCCCGGGGTGACTTAGGGGTCGAAATCGATGTGGCAGAAGTTGCTGCCGCTCAAAAATTGATTGTCTCGACCTGCTCGCGCATCGGTCGCCCTGTGATCGTTGCCACGCAAATGCTCGACAGCATGACCACCTCGAATCGGCCCACACGCGCCGAAGCCACCGACGTGGCGAACGCCATTTTAGATGGTGCAGACGCGTGCATGCTTTCAGGCGAAACGGCTGTGGGCGTGCATCCTGTGGCGGTTGTGAAGATGATGAACCGAATCATGATGGCCACCGAACGGATGTGGCTAGAGCAGCGTGGCAAAGCCAGTCGCATCGACAACCGTGTTGCCCAGGTTCACCCGGTTACCCAAGCGGTCGTCTCGGGAGCTTCGATTACCGCCGAACATCTCGACGCAAAGCTCGTGGTGACCGCGACCCGTACCGGTGGCACTGCGTTAACCAAAGCCAAACTTCGCGATGCCATTCCGACCATCAGCGTAAGTGACTCGGACGCTGCACTACGACGGATGTGTCTCTATTGGGGCGTGACCCCGATCTCCAATGCTCCGGTCCATAACGGCATTCAACTGCGTCGCTTCATCGATCAATGGGGCCTCAGTAACGGCTACTTGGAAGAAGGCGATCGAGTGGTTTTTGTTACCGGTGGCGGCATCATGCAATCGGCTGAGTACATTGTAGTGATTCACCGCGTCGAAAAGCCTCACGAGCAAGCTTAGTCGCAAACTCGGTAGCTAACTCACCGGTTACGAGATTTCCCCCTGATGGGCAGATATCAGGCTACGGATGGCGTGTTCGGTTAAATTACCGATCACGAAGCACCAAATTCCACCAAGTGCTGCACCGCTAATCATACAGACGGTCAGCACGGCCCAATTAAATTCTTGCGGCGGAAGGGAACGACCACTTACAATTCCCATCCCTCCGCCAATCACGGTTGCCTGAGCGGTACTGCAAACCTGCCAGACCGAGAGTCTAGTCCGCTCGGCCAGGTTTGGATTTTTCTTGCGGGGCATGACCACCGAACTCGCTTTGCCGGGCGGCAAGCCCTCAAACGGCTTACGGCTTTGCTCTTTCCGGTTGCGGTCCATCTGGCGTCCAACGTACGAGGCCAGTAAATGCACACCGACGACCAACAGCATTAAGACCGTCCAACATGCTGCCAAGGGCCCCAATAGCCTCAGGACACCAAACACGACTCCACAGACGGCAATCACTACGGCGATTGCCCACAACGAAAAGCGGGGCAGGGCGTCGGCTACATTCGGGCCTTGGTCAGTCATACAATTCCCTTCATGAATGAATCCCAGTATCAACGGTATCGTAGCGACCGTACGGCAACTCGCCAAACAAAAGCTTACCGATGGCCGTACGAATTAAAGAAGCATGCCACGCCTTGACGAAAAGGACGGGGAGCCGCAAAATTCGGCATAACGTCGCCATCAACTCCATAAGAGCGACGTAAAATAAAACAGCCCGCCATTAACGAGGTGTGGCAAACTTCTTGGAAAGACAGCGATGACGCTATTCTGGATCGGACTGGGGCTTTTTGCGGTCGTTTTGGTCGGCATGCTTA comes from Bremerella cremea and encodes:
- a CDS encoding Gfo/Idh/MocA family protein; this translates as MSQRKSDRRQFLKHSAATTAAAASVPYFFTGQNAMAADEQKAKEASDRPVVGCIGTGSRWHAVGPNAMQLGDVAAVCDVDANHAAGAKKRVTDIQAKKGVDRQVDVYEDYQKILDRKDIDIVTIVTTDHWHSKIAIEAMKAGKDVYCEKPLTLTIDEGKKICQVAKETGRVFQVGTQQRSEMGLRFLQAVALVRHGRIGEVQNIAVAIGGAPACDAIPVVDVPSSLNWEKWLGQAPLVDYRWGKNGNTVNTRCHYEFRWWYEYSGGKLTDWGAHHVDIAQWAIGQSEDGMGPSSIEPLYVEHPVDFQDGMPVQDDRYNTATRFHVKATFGDGVVMDIKDSHQDELGFDNGIMFMGTEGRFLVNRGKIVGAPVDALKDNPLPENAIAEIYGGNMPARGNAHMVNFFEAVKARKQPISDVFTHHRALTTCHLSNIAIRLNRTLKWDPKTEQILDDQQANAMQSRDARKGYEVTV
- the pyk gene encoding pyruvate kinase; its protein translation is MSAARIYPNRARTKIVATVGPACRSPEMLEELILAGVDVFRVNLAHGDLKDHSEVVKNIREISARVDRPIAALADLSGPKIRLGILQEEIVQCHEDEIFTFVRGEETTEPNQLTCNYKPLIDELEVGNDVMLADGTVMMSVLEKTPDSAICKVVQAGPIRSRQGINLPGTKLSVPALTPQDIEHVKWAAENDLDYVSLSFVRSPDDLRQLRDLLMQHESRAFIIAKIEKREALDNLDEIVRESNGVMVARGDLGVEIDVAEVAAAQKLIVSTCSRIGRPVIVATQMLDSMTTSNRPTRAEATDVANAILDGADACMLSGETAVGVHPVAVVKMMNRIMMATERMWLEQRGKASRIDNRVAQVHPVTQAVVSGASITAEHLDAKLVVTATRTGGTALTKAKLRDAIPTISVSDSDAALRRMCLYWGVTPISNAPVHNGIQLRRFIDQWGLSNGYLEEGDRVVFVTGGGIMQSAEYIVVIHRVEKPHEQA
- a CDS encoding SDR family NAD(P)-dependent oxidoreductase, with product MTYWRDKVAVVTGASQGFGRILAGQLVKQGCHVVLAARDLAKLQIAAEAIDPGGQHTTLVPTDVTCDDSVVELFNDVRDRHGKLDALFNIAGASSRGLVCETSIDDFLISFDLNVLSAVRCIQSASEMLKASQGHVVNMGSLASKSASKFIGPYATSKFALAGMNHQLRLELAEAGVHVLLVCPGPIAREDAGQRYEAQASGLPEAARSPGAGVKVKAIDPTDLAKRVLVGCEKHQTEIVVPGKARVLFSIAQLSGAWGDWLLKRFTSS